A stretch of the Malus domestica chromosome 08, GDT2T_hap1 genome encodes the following:
- the LOC139198314 gene encoding uncharacterized protein isoform X1, whose translation MTPLIGIMSTKCDLSVHLACLNTWCYLLHKLDTSLSDSSIIRMVLEPFVGAIFQVDPDSKSTWARNLCIDLLNVFILAKCKDIDYDSLNQVNHQLLGKTSRIAPFVSGSFSWKQYPIKWFPWDLSLLDFHLKMIYILICQASRETVSHDNRISAVDASLRLFRSVLKGVKLELKWSSISYDDIMFCLNAILKFVKNTCEKVSSDCSDRNDLHHMSLQLVEAVCEEIEHTIVGSPLYRVPFDIKCIDNLQILVDIGCAKSGVTNAYMDMVSPMVYLSVLYFCLVVRSTMTEPKTDINLERMQNYFKYLLSMFDPLESLVVTTGLLYKHSGPSYLRMWIAVAEGLKFYIDDMKDFSSLKMESDSKCCFAMCDLLSYPLVVCFCTPKYFMSAELGSPSKESHASHHLHSGSPSTVFSAPQSLGVSLAVVSLRISFQYWICALKSVLACLCVLMSMS comes from the coding sequence ATGACACCACTGATAGGCATCATGTCAACTAAATGTGATTTATCTGTTCACTTAGCTTGCTTGAACACGTGGTGTTATTTATTGCATAAACTTGATACCTCTCTCAGTGATTCATCTATCATCAGAATGGTACTAGAGCCTTTTGTTGGGGCAATTTTTCAAGTTGATCCTGATAGTAAGAGCACCTGGGCCAGGAATCTGTGCATAGATTTGCTTAATGTTTTCATATTGGCAAAATGTAAAGATATAGATTATGACTCGCTTAATCAAGTGAACCATCAGTTATTGGGCAAAACCTCTAGGATTGCTCCCTTTGTATCTGGAAGTTTCTCTTGGAAGCAGTATCCCATCAAATGGTTTCCATGGGATCTGAGTCTTTTAGACTTCCATTTAAAGATGATCTACATTCTTATCTGTCAAGCGTCAAGGGAAACTGTCTCCCACGATAACAGGATTTCAGCTGTGGATGCCTCCTTAAGGTTATTTAGATCTGTTTTGAAAGGAGTTAAGTTGGAGTTGAAATGGTCGTCTATCAGTTATGATGATATTATGTTTTGTTTGAATGCAATATTGAAGTTCGTAAAAAATACTTGTGAAAAAGTTAGTTCAGATTGTAGTGACAGAAATGACTTACATCACATGTCACTTCAGTTGGTGGAGGCTGTCTGTGAGGAGATTGAACATACTATAGTGGGATCCCCTCTTTACAGGGTGCCATTTGACATCAAGTGTATTGATAACCTGCAAATATTAGTTGACATTGGATGTGCAAAATCTGGTGTCACTAACGCTTACATGGATATGGTTTCACCAATGGTTTATTTAAGTGTACTTTACTTCTGCTTAGTGGTTCGGTCAACAATGACCGAACCCAAAACAGACATCAATCTTGAGAGAATGCAGAATTATTTCAAATATCTGTTATCAATGTTTGATCCCCTGGAAAGCCTAGTTGTCACTACTGGATTATTGTACAAGCACAGTGGTCCTAGCTACTTAAGGATGTGGATTGCAGTGGCGGAAGGTTTGAAGTTCTACATTGATGATATGAAGGATTTTTCGTCATTGAAAATGGAGTCTGACAGCAAATGTTGTTTTGCCATGTGCGATCTGTTGTCCTATCCCCTAGTTGTATGCTTCTGTACTCCGAAATACTTTATGTCTGCAGAGCTTGGAAGCCCCTCAAAAGAATCTCATGCTTCACATCACCTACACTCTGGAAGTCCCTCTACTGTTTTCTCTGCACCTCAATCTCTGGGTGTTTCATTGGCGGTAGTTTCTTTGAGGATCTCTTTTCAATATTGGATATGTGCCTTGAAAAGTGTGCTAGCATGCTTGTGTGTGCTGATGAGTATGTCTTAA
- the LOC103414774 gene encoding uncharacterized protein — protein MVVCSHQQSGFVSKHLSNSANNNLTTLHVFLERLVVQRQHEEEEEEENPKCNSTTKKEETEEVLSILEFCKDDDNTDDEHSNSCSLVGVQDIIIPQSFIQKIGVPEQPFGIQGHCNGIVLLSSESGRVLCNPGIGEFNLIPDEPCLPMWRLDQPDDHDGQENMETGFHTGFGYDPVSNEYKVVTFTTYFQEVDEDCRRFLSRHKAVVYTMGCDFWEELNTDSLETETTLFWPQYFQMSFKGMCYWLGIEQDKELFPFDAVEHRFHANGTLIISFDTSREVFHGIPLPSELQQFVRSDHLYLKLTVWNESVAFFALSVNDRRYPEPYEIWVMDDDFKGAWTKHFTIEGTDDQIRRSRPVALWGDECLMVDSDGHVVFFNHCTKKLKHIPIETGDKDNIVVCVNSIVSVMGRSHKLKSIENTCSDKDEDAMMVVDGKKESCRRLYSYSVWAIPPADVSHRIKKVMEALQAEFGGPEIEPHIPILGSIQMMNREDALNKFRFAPMDDIFAKVDRVVTKNYYHQCVSLLMDIKLFENAEQWSYHFGFYNSSMPYLSLLYGKLTEEERKKAVEFVNILDESITSLTFPITHVALYEIDNDDRSLKTWTKIAEIGC, from the exons ATGGTGGTTTGCTCTCATCAACAATCCGGGTTCGTGTCAAAGCACCTCTCCAACTCCGCAAACAACAATCTCACCACTCTCCACGTCTTTTTGGAGCGATTGGTAGTGCAGCGGCAgcatgaggaggaggaggaggaggagaaccCCAAGTGTAACAGCACCACTAAGAAGGAGGAGACTGAAGAAGTATTATCAATTCTTGAGTTTTGCAAAGACGATGATAATACTGATGACGAGCATAGCAATAGCTGCTCTCTTGTTGGTGTCCAAGACATCATTATTCCTCAATCTTTCATTCAAAAGATCGGAGTCCCAGAACAACCATTTGGTATCCAAGGCCACTGCAATGGCATTGTTTTACTATCTAGTGAGAGTGGCCGAGTTTTATGCAATCCCGGAATTGGGGAATTCAATCTTATTCCCGATGAGCCATGCCTTCCAATGTGGCGCTTGGACCAGCCGGATGATCACGATGGGCAAGAAAATATGGAAACTGGTTTTCATACTGGATTTGGCTATGATCCCGTGTCTAATGAGTACAAAGTTGTGACCTTTACTACTTATTTTCAAGAGGTAGATGAAGACTGCCGGAGATTTCTTAGTCGGCACAAAGCAGTAGTATACACCATGGGTTGTGATTTTTGGGAAGAGCTCAACACAGATTCTTTAGAAACCGAAACTACTTTGTTTTGGCCTCAGTATTTCCAGATGTCCTTCAAGGGAATGTGTTATTGGCTGGGAATTGAGCAAGATAAGGAATTATTTCCATTTGACGCAGTTGAGCATCGATTCCATGCGAATGGGACATTGATCATTTCGTTCGATACAAGTCGTGAGGTATTTCACGGTATACCCTTACCATCTGAGCTCCAACAGTTTGTCCGGTCGGATCACCTTTATTTGAAGCTTACTGTTTGGAATGAATCAGTTGCTTTTTTTGCCCTTAGTGTGAACGATCGTCGATATCCTGAACCTTATGAAATATGGGTGATGGATGATGACTTTAAGGGTGCTTGGACAAAACACTTTACTATTGAGGGCACAGATGATCAGATACGTAGGTCTAGACCTGTGGCGTTGTGGGGCGATGAGTGTCTTATGGTTGACAGTGATGGGCACGTAGTTTTCTTTAATCATTGTACCAAAAAGCTTAAGCATATTCCCATTGAAACAGGAGATAAAGATAATATTGTTGTTTGTGTGAATAGCATAGTTTCGGTCATGGGACGTAGCCACAAGCTTAAGAGCATAGAGAATACTTGCTCAGATAAAGATGAAGATGCGATGATGGTGGTAGACGGGAAGAAGGAAAGCTGCCGGAGGTTGTACTCATATTCGGTTTGGGCCATTCCACCGGCTGATGTTTCCCATAGAATCAAGAAGGTGATGGAGGCCCTCCAGGCAGAGTTTGGTGGGCCGGAGATCGAACCTCACATCCCCATCTTGGGATCCATCCAGATGATGAATCGTGAGGATGCCCTTAACAAGTTTAGATTTGCCCCTATGGATGACATCTTTGCTAAAGTTGATCGAGTGGTTACTAAGAATTACTATCACCAGTGTGTTTCACTATTGATGGATATAAAG TTATTTGAAAATGCCGAACAATGGAGCTACCATTTCGGCTTCTACAACA GTTCTATGCCATATTTGAGTCTCCTCTATGGGAAGTTGacggaagaagaaaggaaaaaagctGTAGAATTTGTTAATATTCTCGACGAGAGCATTACTAGCTTAACCTTCCCCATAACTCACGTTGCATTGTATGAAATTGACAACGATGACAGATCTCTAAAAACTTGGACCAAGATTGCTGAAATCGGTTGTTAG